CGCTTCAGTCTTCCTTCGCTAACTGGACGTAAATCAGGATGTAATATTACGTACCCATTATTGGAGACGATAAATGCGTACCCGTTAACGCCAAGTTTGAATGGTAATGTTAGCTTTTGTATCGACTCGATTGGGACATCAGTACCAACAACACCCAGTAAATTTGCTTGTTTTGTTTCATTATTACGGTTTCCTTTTCGATCAAAAACTGGGATACTTACTGACGTAAGGAGCCGATACTCTTGCCACAAAGTTGAATTAAAAAGTCCCGCATCCAGTCGTGGATCTTCACCCTTTGCTCGCtgtgaaatataaatgtttattgtcactattaattaattaaaaattaattttttataacattacaACCAATGGAAATCTCAATCGTACTTATTTTGAGATGTAACTCTGTGTGCTTTGGAAATTAATTAAGTGcgtggaataaaaaaatcattacgtTAGAAAGGATTTAATCTAATCTAAcggtaaattaataaattaaggaGCTGTGATAACTAGTTATTTATCTAAACCACCAAGCGTGTGTGCACCTAAAAGGATAAGTGTCAAAAATACACTTGGACAAACAAATCTTTCGgggtaattaattaaaacctGCTTGATGTAGATGGCATCTTCATTTATTCTCACGCCTTCACGTTTCCCTTCGAGGTACTTCTGCAGCCGTGACTTTTGCTCCGGGTGGTCCATCACCAGCCACAGCCACGAGGCAAGTGCTGGATTCTAAtgggatttatttatttatttttcttacttattaaaataagttataatacaataaaacaaaataattagttgaataattaaaaaaaaaaaaaatttttaaattaatattttttttttcttcaacttaCGTCAAAagtttgtgataaaaaaaatttagcttttGATTATGATACATAAAATTACTTGTTATCTTGTAATTCAATTCCCTTATGCGGTGGTCTGTCGTCATTCTTATTATAgtcgttttattattttttttttttgacacgcGCAATGCACGCAAGACTCAATTCTACGAATTACtttatactaatattataatttataataaataataatattaatttattactaacataattttttttaagatgatagTTCGTGTTCAttgagttatttttttctgttaatagcataatcaattaaattagctgAATCGCTTGaagaattatataaatatgtattccGCAACTCATTGTCGCGCCAGGACATCAGCACATTTCATAAATTCTTACCGAAACGTCAGTGTAAGCATGAGTCCACACAACTGGATGATGGTAACTTTGAAGAACTAAAGGTCGTGCAACAACTGGGATGTATTTGAGTACTTGTTCTTGCGCTTCCTCTTGAGTGTGGACATGTGTGTAATATCCGCGATTTTCACATGCCATCAATTGTATTTCACGTACATTAGTGACCTCTTTTCCCAGTAAATATGTAAAGACACGCACTGGAATACGTGTTCCATTTTCTTGTCGGTTCCACAAATCAAAAACCTAtttgtcaaaacaaataattactaatacaaaagataacaaaaacaaaagcCAATGATAAAggtgataaaaaatcaatagacgaatataaaaataaaaaagtatatgATTCATTAGATAAAAACTGTCGCGTGATCGGTCATAGTAGAATGTaacaattatataattataatgatagtGATAagaattatgattaataatgaCCTCGGATATATTTGAAGCAACATTGTCAGTGACAAGCATTATAAGCTGGTTACAAGGTGTCTCTGGACCGCATCCTCGAGTCTCACGATACGACTTCAAAATTCCAAATGCACGTGTAAACGCATCCGTCAAATTAGCATTCTCCAAAGGATCCAAGTCTTTCATATATTCTCTGAATGTGTCTAAATTTTCTGGCGTTGCTTGAATAAGCTTGTCTTCAAAACACGGAACTACATGGTCTGTTTCGTTGTTGTATTGTAGAATAGTGACAAAGTCGTTGTTTGAAAGAGTATCCAGAATAGAATTAACAACTGCTCTAGCtgtaatcataattatttccatttcAGTACCAAATGATTAACAATTccttatttatagaaaaataaaattagatagTATGACACAGTAAAAACTCTAACCAATAGTATAACCCATTCCTTCCATGCTTCCGCTGGCATCTACGAGGATAATCATATCCTTGCTGCAAGTAGCCGCTTCAATGTACCAACTGCGAATTCGACAGTCGTAAAGATCTGGCACTTCAAGATCATTTTCAGTCGTTTTCCACTGCATGGCGGGATACTGCCGGAGAATTCCCGTCATCGATCCGAAGTATTGCCAAGATAACGCTGGATCTGATCGGTAATTTTGGCGAAATACGTCATTCAAAGCTTCTGAccattttattgtattttttactgtTGGTGAAAGGTCGTAAACATTTGTAGGGATGTGAACTGACGAAAAATTTGTATTCACTGGGATATTATAAAAGTGAGAGTCTGGATTCAACTCTATTCTCCTACGGATcgaatcaaataattaatgattaataactttgtaaattATGatcttattgataaataaaatacctgtaaatagaagcattttttctcatatttttaGGAATATCTGGAGGATCTTCATCTTCAATCGTGCTGTATTTACCCGACACATACGTGATATTAAATCCAGCTGCCGTAGCATTGTATTCCTCGGCAGCATCTTCAGCTACCTTGAGAATACATCTAACTGCATCCATTTTACGCCTTAGCATACGTCCTACGCTCTCACTTATAATATCGATAAGTTCCTCTCCGGATTTATCCTCAACACGTGCATTCATTAGTTTGTATTTCTGAAAGtgaacattaaataaaaatagtattaaataataacaataaaaatcttgTGGTATATTTATGCAGTGTGTAGCTAAGTACGCGGCACACAATTAATCATTATcgtatgtttattatttttgttagtgacgaaaaaaaataattgatagtcTGATGACCTCCCATCACTCTTAACCCCgatatgattaattaatttcgtGACATACTAATTGATAAggtcaattaaaattattttttctataattatgaTTGGCAATCACTAATCTTTTCttctctaattttttcattataaatattgcaaccagaaaataaaacaatttaagattaagagtaacgttaactaattttacggttattattttatcactgcaggtccaataaaaaaataatgtgacGTACGAGTTTGAGCTCATCTGGACGAGCGACAGCGTTTGCTAGTTCCCATAATTCAGAACCGAGATTTTCTGCCCACCGATTgacgctaaaataataaaataaaaaaaatttattatttttcagtgaatgttttataaataaaagggaataaaatatatttacttacatATGTGCGTTGCGAGCGAGACAAACACCGgctattattagtaaaaaaaagtatctcAGCAgataatacataataaataacaccacaacgtaattaatttttttaccatcaataattttattaataataacttaattaatgaaagttaattaaaataactggTATTTTTGATCGACAATGTATCATTGTCATTGCTTTTTGACCACCAGTAAAACATTGGCTACAGCCATTCGTATTCGTTCTGATTATTTTTGGTGCACGAAACCCGATGGGTTGTAGAGAGCTGGAGTATACGTAGTCTTCTCACTCTCTCAGtggatatatttataaaatcctAGTTCACGTGTTCAGCTTACACATACTCTACCCTCATGATTGttgtatttttcttaaatgtattattttgGTTCTTCACTTTTTCCActgacataatttttaaatatttttcttcgcTTCCGCgtcgaaaaataaatttatcccaatctatttttttccttatacATCGGttatacatatttttcttcttcttcttctgcttgaaaaaaaaagtaattaaattaaatttcttattttaattaataaaaatttattattactattgaataaattaaaatttatatcagattataaaattaaaaaatgaacaattgaaacttaagaagacgataaaaaattcaaattaattatttgaaaatatctagAGTAGTGTTGAATTAAGAGGCAGTAATAAAATGTTAACAACAATATTTATGcaagcaaataaaaataattgttatttagaaagaaaaaaaattctactaacactaataaaaataaacaaaataaattgctgACTATTCGTTATCAACTAAACGCAGTCCTTGACGGAAAAAGTAACTCGAATATAaggcatattattattattatttaagtattgTATtgttaagttataaaaatgataacaataatagcaataattgtaaaataaaaaataatgaataataaaataatgcgTCTAGTCCACTTGCACATGGTGAGATGGAGTGTACGTTAAATAATTACAGTGCATCAACGTGCATACTGAGAAAGGTCCATCGACCTATTGAAAGAAGAAATCAATCAAATCAAATTGACCAGGTCCTTAATGTCAACGATCTGACGTATTTTAATGGgggtaatataatataatatgaattaatattatcgctaatattgttattattgattttaagtCTACGCATACAGTACATGGCGGTAAACCATACCTATGTACTGTATAATGTATACCTACTGAAGGGAGGGTATAGGCCTTTATATTACATACTTATAGGGGCTTCAGACTTAAATTGGTAGTAGTCATGGAGAGACAGTCTAACGAGCAACAACAAATCCCACCTGGGATTCATATCGATACGTCTGAGTTTAGTTCTGTACAGTTATGTATTAATccaactgagaaaaaaaaagaggaTAGCTTTTGTTTATCAACGTTTTTTTGTGGTGCgtgatttattgttattttataaattattgcatgaagaaacttatttattgaatttttttatatttttataatcgataaaaaaaatttattactttacgcACACAGCAATTTATTCGCtgacagttaattttttgttatttgcttttaaattttattaaactaacAACCGGTAAGTGAGAAGAAATAAAcgtgaaattaattttccttGTGACGAAAATGCTGACGGCTTGATAGTAAAATCGCACGATttgataaagtttttttaatctataacaATAACATGTTTTAATATAtactttaaaaatgaattgaatTCCCCAAAAGCTTCAACACGAGTTTTACaattcgtatttttttttttttttttaattttgttcatTAAGATAATCTTGAAGTAATGATAAGGAGATAATGAGCTTTAAATCTTGTTAGTTGTAgtttataacttataatttgTGTAATTACTTATTTGAAGATAAGAATCTATGAAGTTTCATTAATTAcatattaaattgttatcctataatatttttttttattatttttaaaaattccaatagATTTTTactgacaaaaatttttaaaattaaccgTTTATTATGACCTAATTATTATTCTCAAGCgacaaatttttctattcttAAATACATACGCAATAAAATTGAATGACGgcaaattaagtttataaatatttaatataatattttacagtaattatggtaatatatatattttttttagtacgtATAACAAGTATTGAAGATCAAATGTGAACAAGAATGAAAGAGTAGGGGAAGTTGTTTAAAGAGTACCGAAAGAAAAAAGGGGAAGTTATAGCTTATAAAAGGTTGTTCCGttcaattattgtaaataactTAATAATCACTGAATAGACACAGGTATACCAGGTCAGTTGTGATAAACTAAAGTAAATGTACTTTTAAATCGTACTTGATAAATGAAGTAAtacaagaataataaaaattcgttTGTTTACGTACAGTTGTATAGTAgagaaattgataaaaaatgtaatagtTAAATTGACACGGAaacaataaagataaaaatttgttgtGAAGTCAAGTGGACAAGAAGACGAAATTGAagaagtaataaatttatagtaaagATAAGGTTGAGTACAATAGGAgtataaattagaaaatttataaaatagagATCGCgagacaaataatttaaatccaaaaattCCATACAAATATGAATATGAATTACCTGCGTTCACGCGACcgaatgttaataataataaagacaaGATTGTCACAAATTAACGTTAAATTAGTATAGATTGATTGACCGTATGACCACGACCTCTGATACATACATTTGTGGCGTGAGTCGCGCGTCGTGTGAACCTCAGAGCCGCAAACcatcattattaattacttcttTCTGTCTCGTTATTTCTATTAATACACTTAGGTTTTATTGAagtagttatttttataaatttatcattgtCATTAATATAATTCTTCTTTAATTGAATTACATTATTCCTGTAATATCTATTTAAGAACTACTACAtgttcttaaatttaaatagttgATTGATGATTCTCACCGCATTCATTGAACTTCTTTTTATAtagataaaacaattttttttttccgggaATTCAATTTGCTGCTTAAATAAGATTCCTTTTTCATTGAACGTATTCAAAAGagtttttctttcattatacaatgataatgaaaatttcaacGGTAAACAATGATtcacttgaataaataaacgtGTAATTTACCGGAAAAACGTGAACAAGTGATAGATACTCAGTGTATCTTTACAGCCTGAAAAGATAagtctataaatttattttgtgaaaGAATGAAAATTCTTACGAAGTTATTTacgatagatagatatatagataaagTCTGTGATCTGATCTTTGAttcgtttaataatttaatgagtttAGTAATGCAGTGTCACGCTATACTTGAATAATAGTGGTTGAAAATtgtgctaaaaaaaaattgagaattgTTTAACAAAAATACTTACCACATCCGTTATATTCTTTCGGTTTACCCTTTAATACAAGCTATAATCATTGTTATTAGGATAATTGCAATATTCGGCGAGGTAGAAATTCAGCGAAAAATATTTGTTGGGTAATAGAAATGTTTTGACTTTTAAAacctttaaattattaataatctttcTTGGTACCGaaaaatatagaaattattttttttatgtccaataattttagtattggAACTCAATTAACTTTATTAGATGATAGCCCCGAcctcgattaaaaaaattatgttgtgAACCTGACTTGAtaccttttaattttttaatgcactGTTAACTTATAAAATTCGACCTTGTcctaaaaacattaaaaataatttattaactttagatcacaacaatttattattataattt
This genomic interval from Cotesia glomerata isolate CgM1 linkage group LG1, MPM_Cglom_v2.3, whole genome shotgun sequence contains the following:
- the LOC123266244 gene encoding voltage-dependent calcium channel subunit alpha-2/delta-3 isoform X1, with translation MYYLLRYFFLLIIAGVCLARNAHIVNRWAENLGSELWELANAVARPDELKLKYKLMNARVEDKSGEELIDIISESVGRMLRRKMDAVRCILKVAEDAAEEYNATAAGFNITYVSGKYSTIEDEDPPDIPKNMRKNASIYRRIELNPDSHFYNIPVNTNFSSVHIPTNVYDLSPTVKNTIKWSEALNDVFRQNYRSDPALSWQYFGSMTGILRQYPAMQWKTTENDLEVPDLYDCRIRSWYIEAATCSKDMIILVDASGSMEGMGYTIARAVVNSILDTLSNNDFVTILQYNNETDHVVPCFEDKLIQATPENLDTFREYMKDLDPLENANLTDAFTRAFGILKSYRETRGCGPETPCNQLIMLVTDNVASNISEVFDLWNRQENGTRIPVRVFTYLLGKEVTNVREIQLMACENRGYYTHVHTQEEAQEQVLKYIPVVARPLVLQSYHHPVVWTHAYTDVSNPALASWLWLVMDHPEQKSRLQKYLEGKREGVRINEDAIYIKQRAKGEDPRLDAGLFNSTLWQEYRLLTSVSIPVFDRKGNRNNETKQANLLGVVGTDVPIESIQKLTLPFKLGVNGYAFIVSNNGYVILHPDLRPVSEGRLKRNYNSIDLTEVEILDDGRKPRDPGTEILNLRQALVDHQYGSMKDVPVKFHYDDNRRVMLEKRDYYFAPLPGTPFGIAVAIPNYGKTWIKVTNEIEKNRQAGINVSDFFLNDRWRVHPGWVYCRYHYLEGHEFPSPEAEVRYFLGRLGQPGWKWSDQYTAYDISMEEEEEPDCGRQVLEDDDYYCNEELMQLLVFDAKATNQSYSGDFRYKDEDSKRLAELYKVFLRFVATQSGLTKWQYIESDYLEEVRDPLEFGDLHRRAVNEPWYKGAIFQHQINPNSILLTVPWNAGPEATVTASMAIFPRDGGKNASAAVVGFQMPMTAFYQRFIDITSVTSNPDMDCSHAWIDCYLIDQNGFVVVSEAHNDTGQFLGAVEGAVMKSMVIQGFYKAVEIYDYQGLCKTIALEGAASFLSNPFTNIYNLITWFFVRTLWIMSQFVNIPETFARVHSDEDLPEKPKPPHEIEVPFSCDLKRTLYIMNQTLAVNQITNKPEQCSRPFFAQLVPNTNLLLVVVDTLYPTCYERLEVLPVQVDPSEYTNDTEPEPCHKKKLNDLPRRRLEKCFTEHPEEDEIDQCGRGTRLHNSIHINILLLFILVTLKIIL
- the LOC123266244 gene encoding voltage-dependent calcium channel subunit alpha-2/delta-3 isoform X3, producing MYYLLRYFFLLIIAGVCLARNAHIVNRWAENLGSELWELANAVARPDELKLKYKLMNARVEDKSGEELIDIISESVGRMLRRKMDAVRCILKVAEDAAEEYNATAAGFNITYVSGKYSTIEDEDPPDIPKNMRKNASIYRRIELNPDSHFYNIPVNTNFSSVHIPTNVYDLSPTVKNTIKWSEALNDVFRQNYRSDPALSWQYFGSMTGILRQYPAMQWKTTENDLEVPDLYDCRIRSWYIEAATCSKDMIILVDASGSMEGMGYTIARAVVNSILDTLSNNDFVTILQYNNETDHVVPCFEDKLIQATPENLDTFREYMKDLDPLENANLTDAFTRAFGILKSYRETRGCGPETPCNQLIMLVTDNVASNISEVFDLWNRQENGTRIPVRVFTYLLGKEVTNVREIQLMACENRGYYTHVHTQEEAQEQVLKYIPVVARPLVLQSYHHPVVWTHAYTDVSNPALASWLWLVMDHPEQKSRLQKYLEGKREGVRINEDAIYIKQRAKGEDPRLDAGLFNSTLWQEYRLLTSVSIPVFDRKGNRNNETKQANLLGVVGTDVPIESIQKLTLPFKLGVNGYAFIVSNNGYVILHPDLRPVSEGRLKRNYNSIDLTEVEILDDGRKPRDPGTEILNLRQALVDHQYGSMKDVPVKFHYDDNRRVMLEKRDYYFAPLPGTPFGIAVAIPNYGKTWIKVTNEIEKNRQAGINVSDFFLNDRWRVHPGWVYCRYHYLEGHEFPSPEAEVRYFLGRLGQPGWKWSDQYTAYDISMEEEEEPDCGRQVLEDDDYYCNEELMQLLVFDAKATNQSYSGDFRYKDEDSKRLAELYKVFLRFVATQSGLTKWQYIESDYLEEVRDPLEFGDLHRRAVNEPWYKGAIFQHQINPNSILLTVPWNAGPEATVTASMAIFPRDGGKNASAAVVGFQMPMTAFYQRFIDITSVTSNPDMDCSHAWIDCYLIDQNGFVVVSEAHNDTGQFLGAVEGAVMKSMVIQGFYKAVEIYDYQGARRCSKFFE